In Gemmatimonadaceae bacterium, one genomic interval encodes:
- a CDS encoding AAA family ATPase produces the protein MTIHFTSLSIAQPPYLGGGTWILEGLNHITVLFGKNGSGKSILLRTLLSQSPNNRHLALPERPGSLQFEPRFVTEESSGANRAGNRQQNTLTDYRQRTFARLQVLIQKRGFLLKPGSTDDTIEDLHKLMKDLLPDFTLRVTSEMPYFQLQRSDGTLVTEVNQVSSGEIGMISIAVDLATICGIWHLENTPERLLLVDEPDTHLHPDLQEYLAAFLLKLAEKYSVQMIVATHSTTLLAALGYHGKEKTSAIYLNRSTLPQEAIKFTKHLQEVSSCLGGHALMGPLFGSPLLLVEGDDDYRAWSQVPRHHVIKLAVLPCDGEEIFKYQKTLEQIFDSLRTTTTPPAGYALLDGDKRLPTGQTTPQDHVPFLRLECRESENLYLADEVIADLGVDWPTGCIQIKAQADKYGNKEAGLLGCDGWDRKSVDIKHLINELSAILDPKNVHWTKRVGTAIGKAKPSGQLADFLGPTILEALWD, from the coding sequence ATGACAATTCACTTTACATCACTTTCCATAGCACAGCCCCCATATCTAGGTGGAGGTACCTGGATTCTCGAAGGGCTCAACCATATTACGGTCCTGTTCGGCAAGAATGGATCAGGTAAGAGCATTCTTCTTCGAACCCTTCTCAGTCAATCCCCAAACAATCGGCATCTCGCATTGCCGGAGCGTCCAGGGAGTCTCCAGTTCGAACCCCGTTTTGTCACCGAGGAATCATCTGGAGCAAATCGTGCCGGCAATCGCCAACAGAACACGCTGACCGATTACCGCCAGCGAACCTTCGCTCGGCTGCAAGTCCTAATTCAAAAGCGAGGCTTTCTTCTTAAGCCTGGATCAACCGATGACACGATCGAAGATCTTCATAAGCTTATGAAGGACCTGCTTCCGGATTTTACGCTCCGTGTCACATCTGAGATGCCCTATTTCCAACTACAGCGCTCTGACGGAACGCTTGTCACGGAGGTGAATCAGGTGAGTAGCGGGGAAATTGGAATGATTTCCATAGCAGTTGACCTGGCTACCATCTGCGGTATCTGGCATCTCGAGAACACGCCAGAGAGACTCCTCCTAGTCGATGAGCCCGACACTCATCTGCACCCCGATCTACAGGAGTATCTCGCAGCCTTTCTCCTCAAGCTAGCAGAGAAATACAGCGTGCAAATGATAGTCGCCACGCACAGCACTACGTTGCTCGCAGCACTCGGCTATCATGGCAAGGAGAAGACTAGCGCTATCTATCTCAATCGATCGACATTACCTCAAGAGGCAATCAAGTTCACGAAACACCTTCAGGAGGTCTCATCTTGTTTGGGTGGTCATGCTTTGATGGGACCATTATTCGGGTCTCCGCTCTTACTCGTTGAAGGCGACGATGACTATCGTGCCTGGAGCCAGGTCCCTCGGCACCACGTTATCAAGCTGGCAGTCTTGCCGTGCGACGGGGAAGAGATCTTCAAGTACCAAAAGACACTAGAACAAATCTTTGATAGTCTCCGCACTACGACAACACCGCCTGCCGGCTATGCCCTCTTGGATGGGGACAAACGGCTGCCGACCGGCCAGACTACGCCCCAAGATCATGTTCCCTTCCTTCGACTGGAATGTCGCGAATCCGAAAACCTCTACCTCGCTGATGAGGTCATCGCCGATCTCGGTGTCGATTGGCCTACTGGGTGCATCCAAATCAAAGCGCAGGCCGACAAGTACGGCAACAAGGAAGCCGGTCTACTTGGCTGCGATGGATGGGATAGAAAGAGCGTCGATATTAAGCACTTAATCAATGAACTATCAGCCATCTTAGATCCGAAGAATGTTCACTGGACGAAGCGAGTAGGGACGGCAATTGGCAAAGCAAAACCAAGCGGGCAGCTCGCCGACTTTCTTGGGCCTACCATCCTGGAGGCGTTATGGGATTAA
- a CDS encoding ATP-binding protein — MQPSEFIQQNKTQVKLAGPRYTPGMDPNAPNIEIKSVLLTGSAVALNTIWAEHIKALRDGLKKASEHPPAAVRNTFKRRVYNLANLTTKLDQLITADAANVEVRSATLRKATKRVVRSLSHVLQELEKLHASAHDDKARRDVENAMHSTRVIQNAVEEIVLLVESPAWNAVTKKAVLLLGEWGTGKTHFLCDLTLQRDRRKLPTLFYLAQNLSGGIDPLQAICDQTRLAQNPRALFKRLDALGQQSASRGLLIIDGINEGDRAQWKRSVRAITGLLKGLDNVGVILSCRRPFDDQIFSARSRAAFVTIEHPGFETVEFDAQVEYFAYYRIPAPHVPLLAPEFARPLFLKMLCETVYSLAANGKRAYLRDLSSGQKGMTRVLEDFVKKIGRRIETDFALPAKACWDLLKGYHSQAHGLIIGIAPIMAASVREYVTMPEALSEIQKVTGWNSSRQCSRLLERLFVEGLLLRGVNYETAGTYTEVVRLPYQRFSDHLISRHLMQAYLNTNTPGTIRRSFYSNRPLGKIFALSPGGHSFAMPGLAAALMLEFPERVKRDVPKSERELLTYLPVSRRLVRPVQRAFLDGLEWRSSGSFSNETDYIVEFLLRRAGDDAKNQTLESLVALATRPGHPYSATRLRGYLAKETMPARDLFWSEYIRQASDTATIFRLLAWLDRTQNAPIPRRVARDAITLLALFLTTTRRALRDQVTKALVQLGSRNPAALFAATIQNLGFNDPYVPERLLAASYGVAMRYWADPNGASVRKQLPRLAKQLTEKMFVPPAPNSTWHVLMQDFALGVVELGQRIQPKCIPSRSKRYVKSPLTHIPSPFPEASAITDNEIGDVADALHMDFDNYTLGHLIPERRNYDSNNAEYQTVRRQVLRRMANLGYSGKQFKTIDDLIGRYSWYARGDESEKVDRYGKKYSWISYFEQYGLRLDAGLLSEWRSEERTSDIDIDPSFPTPAREWLPKLSDPFANAPHDHTEWIANGTTPDYSDLLRRDEVDGIKGPWVLVEGFVEQAAPDDARRVFTFVRGLAIRIRQKDLVTRMYGRVEYPGNSQLPEPIDCHYTFGGEIPWAKRFAVSLRTKGGLAKPDRRFAFGRYSNGRWRGIAVEVFGARFSWEGYHSRLNQVSGVVVPTPSFCDRFGLVNHANRWDYFTSSGHQATIYREFKEPGATFGSHLLYVRASLMRRYLQENEQRLVWFPWGERTLAIDALNQHRDRLSADFKHYQEIHRQSAVWSGR, encoded by the coding sequence ATGCAACCAAGTGAATTCATTCAACAAAATAAGACGCAGGTCAAGCTTGCCGGGCCTCGATACACTCCCGGCATGGATCCGAATGCTCCGAACATCGAAATCAAGTCAGTACTCCTAACCGGGAGCGCAGTTGCCTTGAATACGATTTGGGCGGAGCATATCAAAGCACTCAGAGACGGTTTGAAGAAAGCGTCCGAACATCCACCGGCTGCAGTGCGCAACACGTTCAAGAGACGGGTATACAATCTTGCTAACCTGACGACGAAGCTTGATCAATTGATTACCGCCGATGCGGCAAATGTAGAGGTGCGAAGCGCTACCCTTCGTAAAGCAACAAAGCGCGTAGTGCGGTCGCTTTCCCATGTGTTGCAGGAGCTAGAGAAACTGCACGCGTCTGCACACGATGATAAGGCACGCCGGGACGTTGAGAACGCGATGCACTCGACGCGAGTGATCCAAAACGCCGTGGAAGAAATCGTGCTGCTTGTGGAATCACCGGCGTGGAATGCTGTTACAAAAAAAGCAGTCCTGCTACTCGGTGAATGGGGTACCGGCAAGACGCACTTTCTGTGCGACCTCACGCTTCAACGCGACCGTCGGAAACTGCCGACTCTTTTCTATCTCGCTCAAAATCTTTCCGGTGGCATTGACCCTCTTCAGGCGATTTGCGATCAAACGCGTCTAGCACAAAATCCGCGCGCACTCTTCAAGCGGCTAGACGCACTTGGTCAACAATCGGCGAGCCGTGGTCTCCTCATTATTGATGGGATCAACGAAGGCGATCGTGCCCAGTGGAAGCGAAGCGTTCGTGCGATCACTGGGTTGTTAAAGGGATTAGACAATGTCGGCGTAATCCTCAGTTGCCGACGTCCGTTCGACGATCAGATATTTTCTGCTCGCAGTCGTGCCGCGTTTGTTACCATAGAGCATCCGGGTTTTGAGACGGTGGAGTTTGACGCGCAGGTCGAGTATTTCGCGTACTACAGGATTCCAGCCCCGCATGTGCCGCTGTTGGCGCCAGAGTTTGCTCGACCGTTGTTCTTGAAAATGTTATGCGAAACGGTTTACAGCCTCGCAGCGAACGGCAAACGAGCGTACTTGCGTGATCTGAGTTCCGGACAGAAGGGGATGACGCGCGTCCTGGAGGATTTCGTGAAGAAAATCGGCAGGCGCATAGAGACGGATTTCGCCTTGCCGGCGAAGGCATGTTGGGACTTGCTGAAAGGGTATCACTCGCAAGCGCACGGACTGATAATTGGCATTGCGCCAATAATGGCCGCGTCCGTTCGCGAATACGTAACAATGCCGGAGGCTCTATCAGAGATTCAAAAGGTTACGGGATGGAATTCAAGCCGCCAATGTTCCCGACTGCTAGAGCGCCTGTTCGTTGAAGGCTTACTCCTGCGCGGAGTGAACTACGAAACAGCGGGCACCTATACGGAGGTTGTTCGCTTACCCTACCAACGTTTCAGCGACCATCTGATATCGCGGCACCTGATGCAGGCGTACCTCAACACAAACACGCCAGGAACGATTCGTCGAAGTTTCTATTCCAATCGTCCGCTTGGAAAAATCTTCGCTCTTTCTCCTGGCGGCCATAGCTTCGCAATGCCAGGCCTCGCCGCAGCATTGATGTTGGAATTCCCGGAACGTGTCAAACGGGACGTCCCAAAAAGCGAGCGTGAACTCCTGACCTATCTTCCAGTTTCGCGAAGGCTCGTGAGACCCGTACAAAGGGCCTTTCTTGATGGCCTGGAATGGCGCTCAAGCGGTTCCTTCAGTAACGAAACCGATTACATCGTCGAATTCTTGTTACGGCGGGCAGGGGATGATGCGAAGAATCAGACACTCGAATCATTGGTTGCGTTAGCGACCCGGCCGGGACATCCATACTCTGCAACGCGGCTTAGAGGCTACCTAGCCAAAGAAACCATGCCGGCTCGCGATCTGTTTTGGTCGGAGTACATTCGGCAAGCCTCAGACACCGCGACCATCTTCCGCCTCCTCGCCTGGCTTGATCGTACACAAAATGCTCCCATACCGCGTCGTGTGGCCCGGGATGCCATAACTCTATTGGCGCTGTTTCTTACAACAACGCGTCGAGCATTACGTGATCAAGTGACGAAAGCGCTGGTCCAGCTCGGGAGCCGGAATCCCGCCGCTCTCTTCGCGGCTACAATTCAAAACCTCGGGTTTAACGACCCCTATGTGCCTGAGCGTCTGCTTGCCGCGAGTTATGGTGTGGCGATGCGCTATTGGGCGGACCCTAACGGGGCTTCGGTCCGCAAACAATTACCGCGTCTGGCCAAGCAACTAACGGAGAAGATGTTCGTTCCACCAGCGCCTAACAGCACGTGGCATGTTTTGATGCAAGACTTTGCGCTCGGCGTTGTTGAACTTGGGCAACGGATTCAACCGAAATGCATTCCCTCGCGCTCCAAACGATACGTGAAGAGCCCACTCACCCATATTCCCTCGCCGTTCCCAGAGGCCTCAGCGATCACAGACAATGAAATTGGGGACGTGGCAGATGCGCTACATATGGACTTCGATAACTACACTCTCGGTCACCTAATCCCGGAACGCCGAAACTACGATTCCAACAATGCGGAGTATCAGACGGTCCGGCGTCAGGTTTTGCGGCGGATGGCAAACTTGGGCTACTCGGGGAAGCAGTTCAAAACTATTGATGATTTGATTGGCCGGTACTCTTGGTATGCTCGAGGTGACGAGTCGGAGAAGGTAGACCGGTACGGGAAGAAATACTCATGGATCTCGTACTTCGAACAGTATGGATTGCGTTTGGATGCAGGGCTCCTATCCGAATGGAGGTCGGAAGAGCGCACATCCGACATAGATATTGATCCAAGTTTTCCGACGCCCGCGAGGGAATGGCTTCCGAAGCTTTCAGATCCGTTTGCGAACGCACCCCACGATCATACCGAATGGATAGCAAACGGAACTACTCCAGACTACTCAGACCTTCTTCGAAGAGATGAAGTTGATGGAATCAAGGGACCTTGGGTCCTCGTCGAAGGATTTGTTGAACAGGCTGCACCAGATGACGCTCGTCGTGTCTTCACTTTTGTTCGCGGGCTCGCCATCCGAATTCGGCAGAAGGACCTGGTGACCCGGATGTATGGCCGTGTCGAATATCCGGGAAACTCGCAGTTGCCAGAGCCAATCGACTGCCACTATACGTTCGGCGGCGAGATTCCTTGGGCTAAGCGTTTCGCAGTCAGTCTGCGCACGAAAGGAGGGCTTGCGAAGCCTGACCGGCGCTTTGCGTTTGGCCGCTATTCCAATGGTAGATGGAGAGGAATAGCAGTTGAAGTTTTCGGAGCGCGCTTTAGCTGGGAAGGGTACCACAGCCGACTCAATCAGGTAAGCGGCGTGGTTGTTCCAACACCTTCCTTTTGCGATCGCTTCGGTCTGGTGAACCATGCGAATCGGTGGGACTATTTTACCAGTTCCGGTCACCAAGCCACGATTTACCGAGAATTCAAAGAACCGGGCGCCACTTTTGGCTCTCATCTGTTGTATGTGCGCGCGAGCTTAATGCGCCGGTACTTGCAGGAGAACGAACAGCGTCTTGTTTGGTTTCCGTGGGGAGAACGAACTCTAGCTATCGATGCACTCAATCAACATCGTGATAGGTTGTCAGCCGACTTCAAGCATTATCAGGAGATTCATCGGCAGTCAGCAGTGTGGTCCGGTCGCTGA